One Janthinobacterium sp. TB1-E2 genomic region harbors:
- a CDS encoding short-chain fatty acyl-CoA regulator family protein — MAKVFMGVRLQRLREERRMTQVALAKSLGISPSYLNQMERNQRPLTVPILLRIGTVLGVDPQIFSEHDSASLVADVRDVFGELPDAPPTSMAELKMLVENMPELARSILLLQRRYRVMAERADTLAARLDDGSRGASSAAPSTDEEVREYLNRRQNYIDELDRAAELVAGEFDPALRTLDALQGRLLERHGIEVRLSDGDAGMVRKHRYDAQQQILWLPDTLTGGQRAFQMAAQISLLEHSDLIDALVLAAGLSGAAAQTGARLAFSNYFAGALLMPYQRFLQTAETRAYDIERLAHQFGVGFEAVCHRLSTMQRPDAAGLPFFFVRVDRAGNVSKRQSATDFHFSRVGGTCPLWIVYDAFSHPGQVLTQVASMPDGCTYLWIARQVSTASPGFRAPGKTFAVALGCDISQAHRLIYSKGLDLHDPSSATPIGTGCKVCERQSCPQRAFPSLLAPPPASA, encoded by the coding sequence ATGGCAAAGGTTTTCATGGGCGTGCGCCTGCAGCGGCTGCGCGAGGAACGGCGCATGACGCAGGTGGCGCTGGCCAAGTCCCTGGGCATTTCGCCCAGCTACCTGAACCAGATGGAACGCAACCAGCGCCCGCTGACGGTGCCGATTTTGCTGCGCATCGGCACGGTGCTGGGCGTCGATCCGCAAATCTTTTCCGAACACGACAGCGCCAGCCTCGTGGCCGACGTGCGCGACGTGTTCGGCGAATTGCCGGACGCGCCGCCCACCTCGATGGCCGAACTCAAGATGCTGGTGGAAAACATGCCGGAACTGGCCCGCTCGATCTTGCTGCTGCAGCGGCGCTACCGGGTGATGGCGGAGCGGGCCGACACCCTGGCCGCGCGCCTCGACGACGGTAGCCGCGGCGCCAGCTCGGCGGCACCGTCCACAGACGAGGAAGTGCGCGAATACCTGAACCGGCGGCAAAACTATATCGATGAGCTGGACCGGGCGGCGGAGCTCGTGGCCGGCGAATTCGATCCCGCCCTGCGCACGCTCGACGCGCTGCAAGGCCGGCTGCTGGAACGCCACGGCATCGAAGTGCGCCTGTCCGATGGCGACGCGGGCATGGTGCGCAAGCACCGCTACGACGCGCAACAACAGATACTGTGGCTGCCCGACACCCTGACGGGCGGCCAGCGCGCCTTCCAGATGGCGGCGCAAATCAGCCTGCTCGAACACAGCGACCTGATCGACGCTCTCGTGCTGGCGGCGGGATTGTCCGGCGCGGCCGCGCAAACGGGCGCGCGCCTGGCTTTCTCGAATTATTTTGCGGGCGCCCTGCTGATGCCCTACCAGCGCTTCCTGCAGACGGCGGAAACGCGCGCCTACGATATCGAGCGCCTGGCGCACCAGTTCGGCGTGGGTTTTGAAGCCGTCTGCCACCGCCTGAGCACCATGCAGCGCCCGGATGCGGCGGGATTGCCGTTTTTCTTTGTCAGAGTCGACCGGGCCGGCAATGTCTCGAAGCGCCAGTCGGCCACGGACTTTCATTTCTCAAGAGTGGGCGGCACGTGCCCGCTGTGGATCGTCTACGATGCCTTCAGCCATCCGGGCCAGGTGCTCACGCAAGTGGCCAGCATGCCGGACGGCTGCACCTATTTATGGATCGCGCGCCAGGTCAGCACGGCGTCGCCTGGCTTCCGTGCGCCCGGCAAGACGTTTGCCGTGGCGCTGGGCTGCGACATCTCGCAGGCGCACCGCTTGATCTATTCGAAGGGACTCGATCTGCACGACCCTTCCAGCGCCACGCCGATCGGCACGGGCTGCAAGGTGTGCGAGCGCCAAAGCTGCCCGCAGCGGGCGTTTCCGTCGCTGCTGGCACCGCCGCCAGCATCAGCCTGA